From a single Oreochromis niloticus isolate F11D_XX linkage group LG4, O_niloticus_UMD_NMBU, whole genome shotgun sequence genomic region:
- the LOC102076770 gene encoding GTPase IMAP family member 4-like, whose protein sequence is MSSSGPKELRIVFIGKTENLTSQIEDFLKENAVQEDFTMVLVKTLIQDSPSQVDETENTEVSKEMQKGTTASIFSPGPHVFLFVQDWENGFKTHDMERMKLVREFFGDESVRYFLPLITHDDEELKPKDRDEIMSFIETNFGCEKEKCSDIDVDSGKVQDQVRKLVDKLREVAENNKWECYTEEMFKRAQEALCQKMQELEKTGQKDNVNDTLTKFIELVTGGGELSKFLFQLHRKVSDYFSKYTEKVAQKHKK, encoded by the coding sequence GGCCAAAGGAGCTGAGGATTGTCTTCATTGGAAAGACTGAAAACTTGACTTCACAAATTGAAGACTTCCTGAAAGAAAATGCTGTGCAGGAAGACTTTACAATGGTTTTGGTGAAGACTCTGATCCAAGACAGTCCAAGTCAAGTCGACGAGACAGAAAACACTGAAGTGTCAAAGGAAATGCAGAAAGGAACtacagcatccatcttttctcCTGGTCCCCATGTGTTTCTGTTCGTGCAAGACTGGGAGAACGGCTTTAAAACACATGACATGGAGCGAATGAAACTCGTTAGGGAGTTCTTTGGTGACGAGTCAGTGCGTTACTTTTTACCCTTGATCACCCATGACGATGAAGAGTTGAAACCAAAGGATAGAGATGAAATAATGAGTTTCATTGAGACAAATTTTGGgtgtgaaaaagagaaatgcaGTGATATTGATGTCGATAGTGGCAAGGTCCAAGATCAAGTGAGAAAGTTAGTGGACAAGCTGAGAGAGGTGGCTGAAAACAACAAATGGGAGTGTTACACAGAGGAAATGTTCAAGAGGGCACAGGAAGCCCTCTGCCAGAAAATGCAGGAACTAGAGAAGACGGGACAGAAAGATAATGTGAATGACACACTGACCAAATTTATTGAGTTGGTAACTGGAGGGGGCGAATTAAGCAAGTTCCTGTTTCAACTACATAGAAAAGTGTCAGACTATTTCAGTAAATACACGGAGAAGGTGGCTCAGAAACACAAGAAATGA